The following coding sequences lie in one Arachis ipaensis cultivar K30076 chromosome B03, Araip1.1, whole genome shotgun sequence genomic window:
- the LOC107633295 gene encoding uncharacterized protein LOC107633295, with translation MCFEALDQTLRDLTLVTNQHKIHQPFGGKIVVLGDDFRQILLVILKESRHDILSSTINSFHMWSFCKVLKLHMNMRLLMSSSDQHDGEIKRFANWILDVGNKNISSVVGDKSEVEITDDLLIITTDDPLSHLVYFAHSNFLQNMSDYMYFQSRIILASTLESVEKVNDFILTIFSGMEKEYLSYDTTCQVDENKDVQQELFTLEFLNDIKYSGLPNHRLTLRLGVAIMLL, from the coding sequence ATGTGCTTTGAAGCACTTGATCAGACGCTCAGAGATCTTACGTTAGTTACCAATCAACATAAGATACATCAACCATTTGGTGGTAAGATTGTGGTTCTAGGAGATGATTTCAGACAGATACTTCTAGTGATTTTGAAAGAGAGTAGACACGATATATTGTCATCAACTATTAACTCATTCCATATGTGGTCATTCTGTAAGGTTTTGAAGCTTCATATGAATATGAGGCTTCTAATGTCTTCTTCAGATCAACATGATGGCGAAATAAAGAGATTTGCTAATTGGATACTTGATGTTGGAAATAAAAATATTAGTTCTGTTGTTGGTGATAAGTCAGAAGTTGAAATTACAGATGATCTATTGATTATAACTACTGATGACCCTCTCTCTCATTTGGTATACTTTGCACATTCAAATTTCTTGCAAAACATGTCAGATTACATGTATTTTCAGAGTAGGATAATTCTTGCATCCACGCTTGAAAGTGTCGAGAAGGTAAACGATTTCATCTTGACAATCTTTTCAGGGATGGAAAAGGAGTATCTAAGTTATGACACAACATGTCAAGTTGATGAGAATAAAGATGTACAACAAGAATTGTTCACACTAGAGTTCCTAAATGACATCAAATATTCGGGACTACCCAATCACAGGTTGACTTTGAGGCTAGGAGTCGCTATAATGCTACTGTGA